GAAGACCCGTGCCCTGCCCATCGTCATCATCACGACGGAGGGGGCCAAGGAGGACCGGGAGCGGGGCCTGGCCCTGGGGGCGAACGCCTACATCAGCAAGCCCATCCAGTCTTCCAACCTCCAGAAGATCATCACCGACCTCCTCGAACAGACCATGCCGGGGGCCCTGAGCTGACCGGCTCCGGACCGCCAGCCCGCGCCTGAGGCCGCCGCCGTGGCCCGCAAAGACCCCATCCACCACCGGACCCGGTTGCGTCTCGACCTGGCTTTCGCGGGGACGGGATTGCAGGGCTGGCAGGCCCAGGCCCGGGGCACGACGGTCCAGGGGCTCGTGGACGCCGCTCTCTCGGCGGTCGGCCATCGCGGCCCCCGCGTGGTCGGCTGCTCCAGGACCGATTCGGGCGTCCACGCCAGGGCCTTCACAGCCCACGTGGACGCGACCTTCGCGCGCCACCCGGAGGCCACCCTCAAGGGCCTGAACGCAAACCTCCCCCCCCAGATCCGCGTGTACCGGGTCTCCGTGCCCGGCGACTCGTTTCACGCACGGTACTCGTGCTCCGGCAAGACCTACCGGTACCACCTTTGCCGCGGCGCCGCGGTGCCCCCGTTCCTCGCCCCCTACGTGTGGGCCTGGCGCGGGGCCCTCGACCTCTCCGCCGTCGCGGACGCCGCGCGTCTCTTTCTCGGGGAGCACGACTTTTCCGCTTTCACCACGTCCGACGGGCGGGAGCGAAATCCCCGGAGGACTCTCACGGAGTGCCGGATCGAGGAGCGGGGGGACCTGCTGTGCTTCCACGTTTCCGGAGCGTCCTTTCTGCACCGAATGGTCCGGTGCATCGTGGGCCTCCTCCTGGCCGTCGGCGGGGGCCGGGTGGGCCAGCAAGAAGTGAGAATGGCCCTTTCCGGGGAGAATCCGGGCTTCCAGATCCCGGCTCTTCCCGCCCAGGGGTTGGTCCTTTGGGAAGTGGTCTATCCCGCTGGAGCGGAAGCCATTCCCTTCGCGGGCTCCCTTCCGCGCGAGGGGCTCTTCCCCATCTCCTGACAGCGCCCGGAGAAGAAACCGGTCACCGGACCGGGACGCCACGGGGATCGGGGTTGCAGGGGGATCACACCTCCTTGAGCGTGTGCCCCATCTTGACCTTCTTGGTGCGGAGGTAGTCGCGGTTGTTGTCGTTGGGCGCGATCTCGAGGGGGATCTGGTCCACGATCTCGATCCCGAAGCCGGACAGGGCGGCGAGCTTCTTCGGGTTGTTCGTGAGGATCTTGATCCTCTTGAGGCCCAGATCGTGCAGGATCTGCGCCCCGATGCCGTAATCCCGCTGATCCGGCGCGAACCCGAGGGCCTCGTTGGCCTCCACCGTGTCCATCCCCTGGTCCTGAAGCTCGTAGGCGCGCAGCTTGTTGAGGAGCCCGATCCCGCGGCCCTCCTGGCGAAGGTAGACGATGACCCCGCGGCCTTCGCGCGCCAGGGCCTTCATGGCGGCGTCGAGCTGCGCGCCGCAATCGCAGCGCAAGGAGAAGAGGGCGTCCCCCGTGAGGCACTCGGAGTGCATCCGCACGAGCACCGTGTCGTCGGCGCCCCACTCCCCGATGGTGAGGGCGATATGCGTCCGCTCCGTGAGAATGCTGTCGTAGGCGATGACCCGGAATTCGCCGTACTTGGTGGGCAGCCTCGGCTGGGCCACCCGGCGGACCAGGGACTCCCTGGAAAGGCGGTACTTGATGAGATCGGCGATGGTCACGATGTCCACGCCGTGCCTTTCGGAAAACTCCATGAGATCAGGCATCCGGGCCATGGTCCCGTCGTCCTTCATGACCTCGCAGATCACCCCCGCCGGGTAGAGGCCCGCCAGACGGGCCAGGTCCACGGAAGCCTCGGTCTGGCCGGGACGCCTCAGGACGCCCCCGTCCTTCGCGCGGAGCGGGAAAATGTGGCCCGGTCGGGCCAGGTCGCCGGGCCGGGTGGCGGGGTCGATGGCGGTCAGGATGGTGGCCGCCCTGTCGTGAGCCGAGATGCCGGTGGTGGTCTTGTCCCGCGCTTCGATGGAAACGCAGAAGGCGGTCTGGAACGAACTGGTGTTGTGCTGGACCATGAGAGGAATGTCGAGCTGATCCAGGCGCTCCCCGGTCAGGGCGAGGCAGATGAGCCCCCGGCCGTAGGTCGCCATGAAATTGATGGCGTCCGGCGTCGTGAACTGGGCGGGAATGTACAGATCCCCCTCGTTTTCCCTGTCCTCGTCGTCGCAGATGATGAGCAACCGGCCCTCCTTGATCTGTCCGAGGGCCTTTTCGATGGATATGAGTGGCATGGCGCGTCTCCCTGATGAGGGCGCAGGGGCTGCTCCCCTTCGCCGGTTGACGGCGCGGTCAGAACCCCCGCGCCTTGAGATCCTCCACGGTGAACCCCTTTCCCGGGGGCAGGAGGCCCTTGAGGTAGGCCACCACGTAGCGTCCCACCATGTCCGTCTCGACATTGACCCGGAGGCCGGGACTCCACGAGCCCAGGGTCGTTTCGCGCAGCGTGGCCGGCACCACGGCCACCTCCACCCGAGTACCGGACACCCGGGCCGCCGTCAGACTCACTCCG
This region of Acidobacteriota bacterium genomic DNA includes:
- the truA gene encoding tRNA pseudouridine(38-40) synthase TruA, giving the protein MARKDPIHHRTRLRLDLAFAGTGLQGWQAQARGTTVQGLVDAALSAVGHRGPRVVGCSRTDSGVHARAFTAHVDATFARHPEATLKGLNANLPPQIRVYRVSVPGDSFHARYSCSGKTYRYHLCRGAAVPPFLAPYVWAWRGALDLSAVADAARLFLGEHDFSAFTTSDGRERNPRRTLTECRIEERGDLLCFHVSGASFLHRMVRCIVGLLLAVGGGRVGQQEVRMALSGENPGFQIPALPAQGLVLWEVVYPAGAEAIPFAGSLPREGLFPIS
- a CDS encoding bifunctional 3,4-dihydroxy-2-butanone-4-phosphate synthase/GTP cyclohydrolase II, with translation MPLISIEKALGQIKEGRLLIICDDEDRENEGDLYIPAQFTTPDAINFMATYGRGLICLALTGERLDQLDIPLMVQHNTSSFQTAFCVSIEARDKTTTGISAHDRAATILTAIDPATRPGDLARPGHIFPLRAKDGGVLRRPGQTEASVDLARLAGLYPAGVICEVMKDDGTMARMPDLMEFSERHGVDIVTIADLIKYRLSRESLVRRVAQPRLPTKYGEFRVIAYDSILTERTHIALTIGEWGADDTVLVRMHSECLTGDALFSLRCDCGAQLDAAMKALAREGRGVIVYLRQEGRGIGLLNKLRAYELQDQGMDTVEANEALGFAPDQRDYGIGAQILHDLGLKRIKILTNNPKKLAALSGFGIEIVDQIPLEIAPNDNNRDYLRTKKVKMGHTLKEV